The genomic interval GCTGACGCACCGGAGCGCTTCTTCGTCGAGGCCGGCTCCGACGCCGCGCAGCACCTGCGGGTTGGTCACGTTGCCGTTTTCGTCCACCACGAACTGGATGATCACGCGGCCTTCGACGCCTGCCTTGCGGGCAATTTCCGGATACTTAATGCAGTCGTAGAGCGCCTTCTGGCCGCCGATGATCTCGGGCATCTCCTCGACCACCACGAACACCTCCGGCTCGGGCTCTTCTTCTTCCTCAGGAGGCGGCGGAGGCGGCGGGACGTTGGTGACCGTCTCGTTGATGTCCAGCGCGGCGTCCAGGTTCAGGTCTTCCTCCTCCAGCGTCGTCTCATCCGGCACCTCTACCGGGACGGGCGGCCGCGGCGGTGGCGGTGGCTTGACCTCCTGCTTGGTCTGCACGATCTCTTCCATCTGCACCACTTCCTGCTCCTCCATCACAAATTGCATTTCCTGCTCGGGCCGCCAGTCGACGCGGAAGGCGACGATCAAAAGGAGCAGCGTGATGATCAGACCGATCTCGATATAGAGCGGATACCGCTTTCGCAGATCGGCCTCTTCCGTCTTCCGAACAATCCCCATGACAGATAGCTACTGGTTGGTGTAGCGGCGAAGATACAGTGTTTTCAGCATGGAAGCAACCGTGCTTATGCA from Rhodothermus marinus carries:
- a CDS encoding energy transducer TonB is translated as MGIVRKTEEADLRKRYPLYIEIGLIITLLLLIVAFRVDWRPEQEMQFVMEEQEVVQMEEIVQTKQEVKPPPPPRPPVPVEVPDETTLEEEDLNLDAALDINETVTNVPPPPPPPEEEEEPEPEVFVVVEEMPEIIGGQKALYDCIKYPEIARKAGVEGRVIIQFVVDENGNVTNPQVLRGVGAGLDEEALRCVSQLKFKPGRQRGRPVRVRFTLPVIFRLQ